A window of Macrotis lagotis isolate mMagLag1 chromosome 1, bilby.v1.9.chrom.fasta, whole genome shotgun sequence genomic DNA:
cttcctcctcttgtCTCCATGGGTTTTTCCAGTTCACATTTCCTCTGAGTTTTTCCAGCTCTTTCCTCAACTTGTCTCAGGTTTGAGGGGATAGGAGGGTTTATGATTATATGTTCTCAGGGCAACTAGTTTAAGTATAATAGAAACCACTTTGTGACAGCATTTAAATGTAAGACATTTAATGTTTTGGCAATTACAGGAACATGGATTTGATGGAAAGTTTGGTAACTGTTTTCACTAAGCCCCTTTTGGCAAAATACCTCTTCAACTCCATTTTATGAACTTAaaacttttcctcattttttggcTTATCTGCATCTTTTCCTCCTAATTTCATGTAGCAAACCTATTTAGctaattagtcattttatttatatatagaagACAGTGTGAGAACTCAGAGGATAGCATACATTTTAGTCACATGGTTTTGAGGAGAGTGGTAAATTTGATTAGCTGGACTAGACCCTATCTACTATTGAGCAAAGTGTGGCTCAACTATACCCTGAGTAAAATATTGAGGATCCTCCCCAATGCCTTTTGGTCCCAGGGATTGTCATAAAACAAAACAGAGGGGAGAAGTGATGGTGGGTGTAGGAGGAACTAGTGAAAGTCAGAAAGGAAATGTCATGCTGCAAATCCTTACTACAGTGGCAGTTGTTTAGAGGTCTTTTTTCCCCTACCCCTCAGTttgtacttgaaaaaaaaatgtgtgtctAACCACTCCGCCTGCTTGTGTGAGGAAAGGCCTGAGGCCAAACCTAGGACTTCTGCTTAGAGATTTGACATCTGTACCACTTAGCCCAATTCTAACTGGACCCATGTTCTTTCACAAGGCCAGGAAGAAATACAAGAGTCACTCCACAGCAAATTCATCTCATTCCCTGTCAGAGCATATTTGGAAGTGAGAGGGAAACATTGCTCACAGGAGGGAGCACACTCTGAACCTCACTTTCATGCTCCTGAAACTAGAGGGAGGCCAACTGTGTGCCCTCTGTTCTGGCCAAGTCTTATGTTTCACATGTGTTAATTCTCATGTGTTGGCTCCCTCTTGCTGAACCACCTCTGACCTTGTTGTATGGCCAACATGCCAGGAACTGGATGGAATCTCCAGGGATGGGACGCTATGTCTGGGTATAGAACACATGTCCTCTCTCCTGTGGACAGCCCCTTCTTTGTTCTGCTGCCTCGGTGGAAAAGCCTACACACTGCCAGCCAGCGGAGTTGCCTTCCTAACTTTCAGCATGAGCTGAAATAGTTAATAATCTTATCCTTAAGGGAAAACCCAGCCTTCTACTTAAAAGTCATGGAAAGAGGAGCAAGGGGCAGCTGTGATGACTATTCCTCCCACTGGTTCTGTAATGACCTGGCTCTCTTATAAAAGACTTTAaccataaagatttttttttctttatttaaagttATTCATTTCTCAcacactgaaaaaaaacaaaccaaatgtCTTGTGCCTTTCTTCGGGAGCACCGAATCCCTACCTACATATTAAGAACATACTATGGAAATTCTAGAGTCTTCCCCAACCCTAACCCTCCCAATGTCATTAATcactagaaagaagaaaatttaccAGAGAAGGGAGTGCTTATGTATAATTGGGAGAGCTGACAGATTTAAACTCTATAAGTGGTAACTTGTTGACCTTTTGTCCTTGTCACAGCATTTAGTTGGAAGAGGAAACATTGTGTCCCGGGATTATGGTGGGGTTCAAGTAATTTAGTTAcaatggagagaagagaggttGAAATTTCTATGTTCAAGAGTAGTTGTCAGGTATCCCATGTGCCTCCTACCTTCCTGACATCTTGGCCTTCTCCCTCAGTGAAGGGCTTCAAGTATGAAGTAGTCAGCGCCTCCACAGGGCTTTACTATTCTCAGGGGGACATCTCGGAGGCAGCCACAAATCCCTTTGTCTTCTTGCCCCTCAGAAAGCCTGTGTTGCTAGAAATTTTGGTTTCAAGCAAAGAATGTGCTTTTTCTCTACTTGATGGTGTTGTATTCATTgtgtttccttcattttctccctgCTTAAAACTAACGAAAGGATCGGGAGatagaaagggttttttttttcattcatacttatttctcatttcaaaattctttatatgGGTGGAGCTGGAGAGAGGAACCAGTAACTTTCTCTCTTCAGAATGAAGAATCCCAGTTTGTATAtcagtatttggaaaaaaaaaaactcagacaAGATTTTCAtagactattttaaaaagtatgtgtCCTTAATATAAAATTTCTATAGGCAGTATTTAATCACTTCTCACCTGTAAAGAAACAGAAGATAAATATTCTTGCAGAGAATATTTAGCAGAGCTTTAAGATTCATTTTGGATTAAGTCCACTTTGTTTGCCAATGCATTGTGAACGTTTAGAGGTCGTCTACTAatgttatttattaattatttttcattcccaTACATAGCCAACTAAAGAGCTTTTCCATGCACCCATGtctgttaaaaaattatttttaaataaagttcatTTTGTTGTAGCAGACTTGCTGTCCAGGCACTTTGGAAATATAGAAGGCAAACAGGCTGCCAGGAGCCTGGGCCAGTTCTTTTGACACATTATATCAGTACTGCAGTACTTGGGGGAAActcagaagaggaagaaaatgggtAGGGGAGGAAAGACAGGAAGTGCTGCTGCTGGTCTCCCAATACCACCTTCCTTCACTACACCTTATGTTAAGAGCTGAAGCTTCCCGGTGAGAAATGACTTATGTGTTTCCTTTGGTAGATCATCATGCCACTTGCTGAGAGGAAGAAGTTGCCCACGTTCTCTTCCAGCAGCTGCAAAGCATCTGATATATGAGCTTTTTGGCCCTTCCCCAACCCTGGAAGCCCCTGTTCCTGTGTGCTAGAGTTAAATAAGCAGAGCAACTTTGGGGATAGTTCAACTTTATTTTTCACATATCTCTCTAGATATAAATCCTGCAACAAACTTGTAAATTTACACAAATCCcaatagaaatacatatatatatatgtatatatatatatatatatatatatatatatacatatatatacatatatatatatatatatatatatatatatatatgtatacatatacacaaaatcAAAGCTTTGACCACATCCCATTTCTAATTTCCAAGTACCATTCACCTTTATTGGGTCCATATCCGAGGGTGTATGCTTCTCATTTGATAGTATGGTGCTAACTAGTCCATAGGTTAAATCCCTAACTTTAAGGGCCACTTAGTTTTGCAGAAACTGTTCTGCCTTCTCTCACCAAAGTTTATCCCTGTGACAGGTAACTTGAAAGCTCACATCCTACTGATGGTGGATCAGCCATTTCCTCTTTAGTTTTCTAagtggagaatgaaggacatccCATCCCTATCTACCTTTCAGTAAGAAGCCATGAGAAACCCCAAAGGGGAGCAACAATACTGTTGTCAGTGGCTTGCAGAGATTGCTTCTTTCAGAGCTGGTTTGAGCAACCTGGTGCAAATTGGTGTAACTGAGAGTTTGATTTAGGGGCATAATGACTCCCAGAAATTGATGTCATTCTGTTCTATAATCAAGGCTACCTGAAAAACTTGCCAGCTAACTAAGCAGACCAGCATAAAGTGGGACCACTCTTCAGCTGTTGAGAGAACAGTTATAAGACCATCACAAATGTGAGAGAGCTGAGGAGCTACAACATCCCTGCAATGAACAAGGGATCTCCTAGGAACCCAAAGCCTCTGCTTGGGGTATGAACTCCACTCAGGCCTCTTAGAAAGGAGATGATGCCTCATCCCCAAGGCCAGGTACATTTGACAAGGGATGCAACCTGGCTTCTTCCTGTTTTCTTGGTTTCCACAAGGCAGGTGAACCCAAGGAGAGCCATTTCTGGCTATTCAAGGTCATCCCAGGTGCTGATGGTTGAGGGGTGAAAAAAGAGCAGAAGCTGTCCCACATGGGGAAGGAGGAAGCATGGCAGGATTTTCTTTGGGCTAGTGCCTCAGATCGATGTATTTCTCTCCCTGAAAGTGGGTGGAGAACAGAAATGAGAGGAGGATTTGAGAAGAGTGACCCAGGGACAAGAACACTGGGTGGGGTGATGCAGAAGCTGGTGAACCAGATGCAGCCCCTAATAGcagcagagatgaggaaaaatgggGGAATGAAAATTATTTGACTATGAATTGAACCCCCACATCTGGGGCACTGTAAAAAGAATGGCCCcagattttgtaaaaataaatttaaaaacctatTACCCACCTAATGACCTAGGAGAGACATAGCGTCAAGCAGCTGTGAGAGAAGGCCTCTACTATTTACCTAATTTAgatcttcatttcttttactaGCCATATTCTCTTCACAGAACAAACCAACCCTCCTCTCCCCTAACCTCAGCCTGACACCTGCTAACAGTATCCAAAAAACTGAATCAGATTTGCCTCTGTTGTATGACCCCCTTCcacctcttttttttagttgtttttttttttgcaaggcaatggggttaagtggcttgcccaaggccacacagctaggtaattagtaagtgtctgagaccagatttgaacccaggtactcctggctccagggccagtgctttatccactgtgccacctagcagccccccccTCCACCTCTTAAGAGGAAGATAAAGACCAGGGAAAGTAAATAtataggttgggggggggggcaccagTTAGGTCCTTTTCCTGGTCCCTAGCGAGATAGAGCAAGGCCAGGTACTAGCCAGGGAAGCTGCCTCCTACCTGGTCTCTTGGCGCTCTCTTCTCACCGTTGTTTCCCTGCAGGAGGCCCATCTCTTCTGGAAGCTTATCTGACTTAACTTCAACTACAATTTCATTCTTACGAGCCAGGGGTAGTGtgctgggggagggagggagaggttGATAATGTGGGGCACAAGGGGCAAAGATTGAAATACTGGGGAATGTTAGAGGGGAGCATTGGGAGGTGAGATGAGATGGACCCTGGTCCTCTGGGATTGGGAAGTGATAATGGAAGCTTGGGTGATGGGCAACTCCCACATCCCCCCCCTTTAGCACAGGAGCAGGCAGGTGCCAACCCTTGGCAGCAAGCAGGCTGGCATAAGAGCATTATTCTTACATTTCCTGTTTGCCCGATCGCCCACAAGGCAGCTTGCCCTTCTTATAGAGGAAATAAAGGACAGCACCCAACACAGCCAGCAACAGGATACAGACGATGACTGCCACGATGACTACTCCTTTGCTCTCCTGCTTTGTTCCTGCTACCCAAAGACATATCCATTCACTGCCtgtaattgattttctttctctcctcttgtACTCTTCCCTCTCAACCCAGGGACAGAAGTCAGACAATACTCACTTTTCTTGATTGGGTCTCCTGGGGTGGGCACAGGAAGGAAGAGGGCAGTGAGTAAGGTGAGTGATTGAGCACTTctctgccctgccctgccctacCCTTTCCTAGTCTGCCTTTTGGGCCCTACTTACCTGTGGAGGTGCTGTTTGCTTTGGTAGAAGAAGGACTGTTGTTGGTGGTGCTCTGGCTGCTGGTAGTATTCCCACTGGTAGTGATAGTGAGTGTGGTTAAGTTGACTGGAAGGCAGAGAAGTGGATTAGAAATAGTGAAAAAAGTAATACTTTATCAAGACTGGCGTCCTTTCTTGTTTCATGTACCAAGCAAAGCAGGAGACCTTACCCAGCTCCAGAAATATGGTAGTCCTGTTGCTTCCCAGGGAGTTGGAAGCATGGCACACAACACCCTTCTCTAGCAGTTCTGGAATCACTTGGACTTCCAAAGTACTCAAAATAGTCTGGAAATCTTTCTCATGTTCATGAACCTGTCCAAGAAATGGTCCCAGCTCGGCAGATGGACAATGagaagtggggagggaaaggaggtaTAGTAAGGGAGAATGTCAGGTCTGGGTAGTAGAGGCTAGGAGGGAGGAAAAATCCACTGGGGATAAGGGTAGTAACCCCTTCTCACCGTTCCATTGACACTCCAGAAAATGGTGGGTCTGGGTTGCCCTGAAACCTCACATGTCAGGTTCACCATTTCATTCTCTCTTACCCACATGGGTGCTTTCTTTGCCATCACCCATGGGGAccctgggagagagagagggagagtagAGTAGAGCCAGGTGTCCTAGGATCTGTTTGCTTGCTTGCTTTACCTGAGCAAATTTTCCTAGCCTGGGTCCCTTTCCACCTGGGCAGGGATAGAGCTTCCTATCCATGAGGAGTTTCCACTTCAGTGGGAAAGCAGATAGGTGTCAGACTATCAGCTGGGAAAAAgaccaacaaaaacaacaaagggTGAAAGTGAGTTTATCCCCATTCCCAAAGGACCTCACCATTAATGGTAACATTGACCAGCTGTGTTTGTTTCAGGCCAGGTACTTTGGGTACAGATGCCACGCAGAGGTAGCCTCCTCCTGCCTCCCTAGTCAAATTGGTCAGATGCAATACAGATCCATTCTTCAGCACCTCCTCGGTCTAGATGAGAAAGTTCAGGGAAAGAAGTTGGGgcatttaccttttttcatgctGTCCCAACACATCTCCCCGTTCTGCTGGAATACCTTTTCTCGCTTCCAATGGAATAACACAGGTTGGGTGCTCTCTGCAGAACAGTTGAGTTTCAGACTGCTTCCTTCTGACATCAGTGGAACTTTAGGCTGCACTTGGACATTGGACACATCTAGGGACACAGCCAATAGCTTTGTAACATGTATAGTTTAACTCCCCTTAGCCCAAAGAAGCCTTGCTGGCTGCCATTACCATGCCTAGGGGTTTCACATCCCAGTGACCTCCCTCTTCCCTTGGGCATCAGGCCCTCTTACAGTTCACCAGGAGTCGCAGGTGATCAGTTAACTCTCTTCCAGTTTCCAAGTCCAGACCTAAGCACTCATACAGTCCACTGTGATGCCTCTGTGCTTGCTCTAGAGTCAGGACCCCATCATTTGCATTTTCTACTTCAACCCAATTGAAACTGGTAGGGTCCTGGGAGGGGAGTAAGGCAGGTGGAGGGTAAGGAGACAGGCCGATGTCAGAAATCACTAACTTTACTATGACTCCCCTGACTTGACCCAGATTGCCTGGTGTCTTGTCCAGGCCACCATGCTCTCTTCACCTGCTTTCGGATTGTGAAGTGTGGTGGAGGGCTGCCATCTGACAAGCACTTGAGCTCGACCTTGTCTCCTTCCTTCAGCAGCCTATTTGGCATCACTTCTAGCCATACCTTCTCCATTGGGTCTAGATGGACACAAGGAGTGACAATGAGCATCAGGCATCCTGATCACCCACCTCTGGGAGGTAGATGGGGAATGTAAGTAAACTGTTAACATCAGTTTCCTGTGCAATGGGAGAAGGTGATGGGCGGGGGGTGGGGTTGGCTGGACTGGGGAAAAGGGAATGAAGAAATAACAGCTTTCTGGATCTGACATGGTCCCTACCCCACTGCAAGCAAAAATGCAGAATGGTCCATTTAAGAGGAGGAGCAGGACTCACAGTAGACGGTGACATTGACCTCCTTAGATTCTTTCATGTGGTCACCCCCAGGAAGCCGGTAGCTGAGCTCACAGTAAAAGAGCGCCTCCTTATCCTCCTTATCCAGCTGTGCCCACAGAGTGCTTTTCACGGTGTAGAGCCCGCTCGACTCTTTGGTTCGTACTTCTGTTATCCTGATCCCTGAAAAGGTTGggtaaaggaagagaagggtACAGCCTCAAGCAAGTAGTCACTTCTCCACTCCTCTCCTAAATGAACCACACTGCCAGGGTTGACTTGTGTCCCTGGTAGGGGACACTGGCAGCTGGTGCTGTTCTCTGCCTTCTAGACTACTACCCCTTAGAGAAGTGCCATCTGACATCCACATCACAACTGTCATGGTTGCAGGATGGGCACTAGTCCCTCCAAGGAAGATAAGAGAAATAGGAATGCATGGCTGAAACAGCAAATGGTCTCCTCATAGATGGGCAATGGCCAGATGGGCAAAGGACATATTGGTTACTCacgattcttttcttcttttagcgGCCTCCGGTTTTTATACCAGGTGACATGAGGGATTGGGTATCCATCCTCCCCATTGCAGGTGGCAACCTGGGAAGAAAGATGCCAAACCTGAGTATCCCTGGGGCTCTAATCATTAGATCCTGGTCTCTGTGGTTCCAATTTCTCTTGTGTCCATATATTTCTTACCTCCTGAAGATCCTTGTTGTTTACAGAGATGAAAGAAGTGCTGGCCTGGATTGTGGGTTCCTTGGGGGCTTCTGAAAGACGGACCAGAGAAAAAAGGGTGAGCATTAGACAGGTATGTAGAAGTGGGAACAGAACAAGAGATCCACACAGGTATATAAGGGAGAAAAGACAGTGCCATGGAAACTCAAGACACTTATCAGTGGGCAAGAGGGGCAGAATGAATGGAAGCACTCACTATAAATGCGGAGTTGAGTATATTTCTCCCGGGGGTGGGAGCCAAGAGCTTTGACCTGGCAGATGAAAATACGCTCATCTTTGGGGGTAACATGTGCCAGGGATAGGTTGACCCCATCCAGGAGGGTAAGTCGCTGTTGGTATTCTCCAGGATCAGGCTGACCCTGACCCTGGCGTACTTGGAAGATATGAGTGCGTTGATCCTTGTATTTCTAAGTGGAGGGAAGAATAAATAAAGCAATGAAGCAAAAACACGAAGAATGGAAGTATCACCTACTCCCAAGGGACAGTGGTATTTCACCATAACCTTTGGCAATGCCAGTACCCACGCTTCTTCCCCCTCACCCTTTTTGCCCCCAAATGTCTATGTACTCACAAAGAACCAGTCGACATGACTGAGGTTGTCAATGGACAGGGAGCTGTCACAGTTAAGATGAGCGTTGTCTCCCACTTTCAATTCTAGTATTTCTGGGCTGGGCTCCACTTCACCAGGTACTCCTACAATGGGACGGTGAATATGAATATGTGTGCCAGGGGAGGGGGGGAGCATCATTATTAGGAACCTCTACCCAAGCAGCTGTTCCCAGCTCCAGCTGTTTTCCCATCAGCATCTTGGCCTACCCCTCCTTGTTTCCTAACAGCTGTTCTCTTGCCTCCTTGAGGGACAGGGTCTGACCCTGACCCTTCCCTCTCTCATCTTCCCTCCCTTGACCGAGTTTCCTACCATCTCAAGCTATCAGGTCCCCACTGGATTGGATTCAGTGATATTTGGATCCTAGAGGCACCTGCTTAGTTAGGGTGGAGCCCTGGAGATGGTAGCCATCTCCAGAAGCCAAATGACATGGGATAGGAGAGGGGCAACCCTGGCTTGGAGGGGCAGCTATGGCTTGGGGCCAAGAGGAAGCCTTCCCTTCAGTCTTCTGGGTGAGCTCAGGCTGTGGGAATGTCAGACATGTGTCTGCCTGGGGATACAGCTCCTCTTTATGTGCCACCCTCCCAGAGGTAAAAGGAAGGTTCTAGGCCTATACCCTTTCCCCAAATGGTCTGTTATCTCTTCTTTACCAGGAACAAATCCTGGGCTGGAGCACATCACTCCATGTGAGGCATCCTCTCTCACTCCCTTCATCTGTTACCCCCTAGTACCCCAGGCACACTCAAAAGCAATTATATTTAAGAACACTAAAACCCAGGATTCTctatcctcccccccccaatccctGTTCCTGCCCCCTCCCAGGATGATGTCACTGGTGCCAGTTGTTGGAGCCTGCACTGCCATCCCTTTCAGGCTGGTGATGTCACCAGTCCTGTGGCCTGGGCTGTACTTAGGGAAGTCTAGGTTGGAATTCTGACACTCCAGTCCATGACTGGGGATACCATGGTGGTAGGAGGGAACCAGACAGTGTGGGTGAAGAACCTTCTAGGTTTTCCCcttattaaagagagagagaggcagaaaccCAGTtgatgtgcctcagtttcttttcttgtAAGAAAATTGGCTTGGGTCAGTTGAAAACACTTCAGCGCTCAGAAGCCCATTTTAGCTATTTTCCCCAGAAATAAACCTAGTCTGGGAGGTGGCGCCAAGGACCCCTGGGACTGCACTGGGAACAAGGCCAGAGAACTGGGTACTGCCCCTTCATCCTCCACCCCCCAGCTTGCCTGGGGCAGGGCCTTGGGGAGCCGAAGCCAAAAGAAACATTTGTACCTCATTCCGGGCCATACAAGGGCAGAGGGGACCCCGGTGTGCCCGGCTCCCTGGTCCGGGATGAAGAGTGTGGCTGCAAAGATCGCCCCTCTCCACTCCTCCCCCCCAAGAGCCTACAAGAAGCTCCTGAGCTCTGGGGGGCCGGGCTCGACTTCGGGACCTGAGCCCTCCTGGTCTTTCTCCCCGAGCCTAAGCGGGAGGCTTCGGATACCCTCCTCCTCTAGGCTGGTAGTCCTGCCAACGCCCAGGGCGAGAGGGCAGTCCCAGTCGCCCAGCCTCCTCCCCACCTCACCTCCAACTTGGCTCTCTGCCCgggatgaaaaaaaaacacaaaaaacggGAGGAGGGGCTCCGGCTCTTGGGACTCTCCCCATCCAGCTAGGAAAGCCGCCATCCCTCGCAAGAGGCGGTTATTTCATTCagtattgggggggagggggcgccTGCAGCTCTAGGGGGGCCGGCTCCACCGggcagctccccccccccacacacggGAGCGAGGCACTGCCCCCCGGCCGCGAGCCGATCCTGGGACTCTCTCCGAGGCAGCCGCGGACACACTGTCCGGCTGCGCGGCGGAGCACCGCTTTGTGGCGGCGCGAGGAGGCTGGGGTCTCCAGGATGGAGGGACCCCCCGCCCCGCCAGCCCACCTGAGGCTCTGCGGCCAGCCCTCCCCTGCTTCCCCAGAGTCTCCCGGCCAACTCACCGGCCGAGCGGCGGCAGCAGCAGGCGGTCAGCAGCAGAGTGCACAGCAGCCTGGCCAGGTCCATGTTTCCCGGCTGGAGGGCTACAGCCTAGTGAGCCAGCTCGCAGCAGCCGGGGGGCTGACGTCAGGGGGGCGGAGGGAGGGGGCCTGGAGCTCCCGGCCCGTCCGCCCCGCCTCTCGCAGCCCCCCGCCCCCTCCGGGTTCCGCCACCCCAGGGGCCGGGGTCCCACTCTGCACCTTTGCCTGGAGTTGCAGGGGCCAGAACGGGGAagggaatagagagaaagagcATCTCGGCCCTCCAAAGAGGGGACAAGGACAGGTGTCTCGGGGCCCCGACGGACAGGAGCACGGAGAACGCCCGGGGATGAGGCTCTCGAGGACCGGCTTTCTTTCTCGGGACACGAAGGCCACCACTCCGTCCTCTTCCTGCACCACAGGCCTTTCTTCTCTCCTCGAGCACGCCCCCTCCCCAACACACACGCTCGGGACGCTTTTAATTCTGACCCCAAGGAGACTCGAAGCTCCGGGCTCCTTAGTAATGCCCTAGGACCGGGCGGGGAGCAGTCCAGACAGTCCCCAGCAGCTTGGGTTAACCCGGCTCTTCCAGTCCTGCCGCGCCCCGCTCCACCCTgccttgcctcctcccttcccactcagCTGCTCTCCCTCCCCGCGCTCAGGCCAGGGCATCGATCGGACAGATTGCAGCAGCCACCCCGCTACTCCCTGGCATTGCCTTCTGAGGCCGCTTCTGATCCCTCTGGCTCATTTTTGGCATTCGGGGGACGGCTCGGCAGCCCTCTCCCAGACAGCGTGGTGATGGAAAGGCAGGGTTGGAAGGGCGTCCCCAGCCGTGGACCAGGGTGAGGGGTGGGAGATTCCTTAAGTGCTAATTAGAGTCCTGGGTCTCTCCCCCCAGCCTACCATTCTCCAGTACACCCGGGGATTCTCCGGCCGACCAAGTTACAGAGCCACCC
This region includes:
- the MCAM gene encoding cell surface glycoprotein MUC18 isoform X6; translated protein: MGRVPRAGAPPPVFCVFFSSRAESQVGGVPGEVEPSPEILELKVGDNAHLNCDSSLSIDNLSHVDWFFKYKDQRTHIFQVRQGQGQPDPGEYQQRLTLLDGVNLSLAHVTPKDERIFICQVKALGSHPREKYTQLRIYKAPKEPTIQASTSFISVNNKDLQEVATCNGEDGYPIPHVTWYKNRRPLKEEKNRIRITEVRTKESSGLYTVKSTLWAQLDKEDKEALFYCELSYRLPGGDHMKESKEVNVTVYYPMEKVWLEVMPNRLLKEGDKVELKCLSDGSPPPHFTIRKQDPTSFNWVEVENANDGVLTLEQAQRHHSGLYECLGLDLETGRELTDHLRLLVNYVSNVQVQPKVPLMSEGSSLKLNCSAESTQPVLFHWKREKTEEVLKNGSVLHLTNLTREAGGGYLCVASVPKVPGLKQTQLVNVTINGSPWVMAKKAPMWVRENEMVNLTCEVSGQPRPTIFWSVNGTVHEHEKDFQTILSTLEVQVIPELLEKGVVCHASNSLGSNRTTIFLELVNLTTLTITTSGNTTSSQSTTNNSPSSTKANSTSTGDPIKKTGTKQESKGVVIVAVIVCILLLAVLGAVLYFLYKKGKLPCGRSGKQEMERNTSI
- the MCAM gene encoding cell surface glycoprotein MUC18 isoform X7, whose translation is MDLARLLCTLLLTACCCRRSAGVPGEVEPSPEILELKVGDNAHLNCDSSLSIDNLSHVDWFFKYKDQRTHIFQVRQGQGQPDPGEYQQRLTLLDGVNLSLAHVTPKDERIFICQVKALGSHPREKYTQLRIYKAPKEPTIQASTSFISVNNKDLQEVATCNGEDGYPIPHVTWYKNRRPLKEEKNRIRITEVRTKESSGLYTVKSTLWAQLDKEDKEALFYCELSYRLPGGDHMKESKEVNVTVYYPMEKVWLEVMPNRLLKEGDKVELKCLSDGSPPPHFTIRKQDPTSFNWVEVENANDGVLTLEQAQRHHSGLYECLGLDLETGRELTDHLRLLVNYVSNVQVQPKVPLMSEGSSLKLNCSAESTQPVLFHWKREKTEEVLKNGSVLHLTNLTREAGGGYLCVASVPKVPGLKQTQLVNVTINGSPWVMAKKAPMWVRENEMVNLTCEVSGQPRPTIFWSVNGTVHEHEKDFQTILSTLEVQVIPELLEKGVVCHASNSLGSNRTTIFLELVNLTTLTITTSGNTTSSQSTTNNSPSSTKANSTSTGDPIKKTGTKQESKGVVIVAVIVCILLLAVLGAVLYFLYKKGKLPCGRSGKQEMERNTSI